Genomic DNA from Coffea arabica cultivar ET-39 chromosome 7e, Coffea Arabica ET-39 HiFi, whole genome shotgun sequence:
GAATATCTGAAAGTCTAGTCCTTTCTGCTTTCAAAGAAGTCACGGACTCACGGCACAAGAGGCCGTCGAAATTGAATATTCATATTCTATTTTTTAGTGGTATTTAATTTAGGTTTTGtttgataacttagtttagcatttaaatttaataaatttacacCTTAATATGTTCAGATGCGTATGATAGTCAAAAATTAAGCTTATGAATAAACTAAGTTAACAATGATTGATAACGTATTCACTTATACattcaaatatatttgatttaatacttaacgATTCAATAATTTATTATATTCAAACTTAAAATCTCATATTTTAAACTTAAATTTTTAGAGTTCTTAGTTCAGGTTTTCTTGTGGAAATTCCTTTCAACTTCAATTAGTATTGGAACTCATCTCGCTTGAGCGGCTTGAAAGCCTAGGACCATTGTCAGAAATGAATTGAATCGTGCCGCTAGTAAATCATCACAAGATCCCaagaagcaatttttttttccttttttcttttttggaattGTCTCCTGTATTCCAATGTATTCTTCTCATCGAAATTGTGGAGTCAAAAGACAAAGCATAATTATCGCTAGTACAAAGATAACAGTGCATAACGAACAAATTGTATGAAagaatataatatttttttgattCAATAAAATTCCCTCCTCGCCCaaggaggaggaaaaaaaaaactgttgaaCGGGTTTCTGGGTAAAGATTACAGACTGTAAAcggtaaaagaagaaaaatatttcAGCAGAAACTGTTCTCCAAAAACTTGACGAACTCAATGAAATCGATTTTGTCATCCCCATCCTCATCAACCGCCCGGATCATTCTTCTGCAGTTCTCCAACTCTGATCCTTCTCTCAATCCCAGAGCGCATAAAAGTCTCTGCAACTCGTTTGCATCAATAAACCCGTCCTTATTTTGATCGAACACATCAAAAGTAGCCTTTACCTCATCCTCACTAGGTTCCTTCTCCTCGAACAAATTAAAGAGATCATTGCAATTCAATCTCTCCTCAACTATTCTCGCACCATCGTGATCATGATGCCCTAACAATCCTAGGCTTGTGAACACCAGTTTTACGTCTTCCCCGCATACGCTTTCATCATGTTTGTCGACTTTGAAGCCAGGCTGCTGCTGCTTCACCAAAAACTCAGAAACTTGAttcttcttctgcttcttcttcttcttcttttcctccccAACAACTCCGGAGTTCTTTAATCCATCACTGGATTGCTCTTGAATGGAAGAAGTGGAAGACCTTGATCCCAAGAAAAAAGAGTAGATCTTGCCGTCCCAGTCAAGAATTATGTACATGCAAACTTGAAGGAATCCCAGAACTAAGACGAGAAGAGGGATTGTGTTATCTAGAGACATGTGCTCAATAGGCAAGTGGTTGAGGCCGCTATGCAGAGACATGGCTGATGATGGCTATGTAACTAAGGAACGATATACTTACTGATGCCTCTTTGAGCGTTGGCTTTTGAGATTGCGAAGTTGTTCTGTCATGGAGAAACTGGAAAGCAAATGAAGAAGTCTTGGTCCAAACTGGTGTGGGAATTAGGAGGGGGCTGGGGGGCCAATATATATTCCGTGGAAGGATGGGGGCTAGAAGGATGATGTTAATTTGAAAGTCGCCATCAAGAGCTGAAGTTGAAGGGGTGTGTCTTTTTTGGAAGGGGTGGGGAAGTTGCTGGTGAGATGCAgttgttgaaacttgaaaggtGGGAAGGAATTGGTAAGTGGGATCGAAGAAACCCGACGTCTTGACTTGTAGAAATAGTCACCATTTGAGGCAGGCGGGGAGGGAAGTTTCTTTGCTGTTGCCGAATACGGGTGGTGAAGAATTTTGGTAACACCTGTAAGTTTTTTAATGAGATATGGTGGGTTCGGCGGCTGGCGGGCCTGGCCTGTCTATTTCTTTACTTGCTTTTTGTAGTACCGGGGAAAAAATAATGCGTAATTGCTCGGAAGTAAAAGGGAAATGTGGCCAAACTTTTTTGTGATTACTTTGACCAAAGGGTGATTAGAAGAAATAGACATGAAGTTTCTTGAAATTGATATTTCCACAGAAATGTAAAAAGGAAGGACAGTGGAATTGAAAATTCCTGGCGGCCTTGTACTTTTCATTTGACTCGCCatcgtgtttttttttttccatgcaGGGTCATGTTTTGTGTGTCTCCACGACCCGGAATTTTACGCACAAGTGCTCTACTACTATCTTCCGTGGAATTTGGGAAGCAGGTGGCAACTTTTCCTCAAGTACTCAGCTTCTTCCGTAGGATTTCTTCGAACTCTCTTTTCccacgtttcttgcattatgggAAGGGGCGGAGGAGGAGTTGGTCTTTGGTTGTACAATAATCTATGCTCAGAAGACTTTTAGTAGAATCAGAAAAGGAAGTTAAACAATTGCGACCGTGGTAAAACTGATGAGTTGAATCCGTTTCCTGATCTCCTTTTTTGACTATTTCCTTTGAATAATCAAAGTCGTTAGTTTTGTacgagaaaaggaaaaaaaataaacatttaATGCCCAGTCTGAAATAGAAAATCATTTTTTACTCtctcaaatcaaaatttggaaCAAGTGAATGAACGAGAGAAGCAACAGAGGAAATGGACTAAATCAAATTATatggactcttttttttttcctttttttaaagaGAGGGCTCAATCTTGTGAACTCCCACCTacaatctctctctctttctctcgaACCGTCCAATTCATCATTCCTTCTGAATAAAATGGACCCGTTGCTTAACTTTGTTATTGTTATTAGTGGTTGAAGCATACCCAATGCGTATgcaatcaattaacaattattaatattattttttgtaaaaaagtaGTTTAAAATGGTGTAATTGTTTTAGCATTTTAGCAAGGgtggtagttttttttttgttaaggaaATGCTAGTTAATTCAATAGATATGGAGTGAATACATGAAGGTGGATAGTTAAAATAATCTAATTGTGTTTAGAAATAGGGATAAATTAGGTACTATATTAAATGACACAATTTATTTATATCAAACCCTTCATCCTCTTTTCGCTTTATCGCCAACATAGAAGATCGTAGCGATGGTGACAAATTAGTATTTAAGACATGCACGAATGTGtgtccaattaataaaataaatttgtGCTAAACTTTTGAgtatatttgaaattattttcaagAGAATGAATTTTATATTCTAATAGTAAATATGGcggaaaatttattaaaataaaaaaatatatataaaaataattatgcggTAGTAATTTATAGTCAAAATTGGTAGTTACTAGTAAAAATTAAGGTTCATTAAATAAGTTGAAAAACAAAATGATAAGAACACATATTAGTTGGAAGAATGATATGTTGGAAGTTAGAAATGAGTGGTTACCAATTGTAATTTAAGGAGAACGTAAAGTGACACAAAAAAGTTTACACCAACCATGCCCTACCCCTTTAGAATATAGTATAGATATAAATATACAAGACCAAAATACTTTTGACTAATTCTTGAACACAAGTAACAATTATAACCTAACAAATAACAATATTTCAGTGATTGCTAAATTGATTTAAACACAATTACACTATTCACTCAAATTTTTAGCAACAAATAGCctggaaattttattaaaaaaaaatgtgtaagCAATTGAAAATGCATATCTCAATGCTAATAGTAGTGCTTATTTTAACTTAATAAAATTATTGAGTGGAGTGGAATCATTTATTGTAATATTTTCCATATATTTTgtgtgaaataaaataatgattgaaaaaataaaCGTGTAGTGAAAAAAAGTgtttgaaaaatctcaattttttttcttactttttttgttttaaaaattcTGCTTGTGgtgcattttaattttttttccaaagaaaaAGGGTGGAATTTGAAAAAGGAAGGAGATTTAAATCCAAAAACTCTACGTTCTCAAACATTCACCTTAACTAATAGGCCTTGCTTCACCTTAATTACTAGATCAAGGTTTCCTCAACTTATTTCTCTTTTCGAAAAATCATACAGAACGAACGAGTCGAATTTGTTAGGGCTACAACTCTTTTCCATTCAGATAGATAGAACTTCCAAATCGGGCCTTTTTGTTGCACGAAATAATGAGGGAAGATAATTTAGTCTTAAATGGGCTAAAGAGCTCTCCGCATCGGTTTGAAACACAAAGATGGGTATGATCCACTAGCGACAGATGGTTAAATGGGCTGTCCAGGTGGTTAACTAGCATTACAAGTGAAGCAAGCTCTTGGCTTTATACTATTCAACAATCCCCAGCTGGGCTGACACATAAAAACAATCCAATCCGAGAAGAATGTTTTATTTTCTCTCGGCGATCTTTTGAAGTTACTACTTTACTTACTAGCACAACTCTTGGATAAGCATTTATCAAATACTAGTATTAAGTGCACACATAATGTGTATGCAGTTTAGAAGTATTAGCTTTCATgaatatattaattttgtttttacaaaattaaatttcataTAAATTCTTCATGgaaaaaattgtaatttattagttatttttaaaaatatagttATAGTTAATTTGGCAGTTACAATATCTAAAAGAGTTATGGGAGATTATATTAGCAAATGTGATTAGATGATAaggataaaaattatttttttaaggacaaaattgaaagttcaaaaaatgaCACAAAATGTCTACCTCAATTGCCTCCTCTCTCGTTTTATTGTTGtatagatattttttttttttatatttaactCGTCAATCTCCAAATTGAACAGAAGAAAAAACTAGAGGACTTGCTTTTTGTCAGCCTAGCTACTGTTCCGCACCAATTTAGTTCACGCTTCTTCATATTCCAAAATGGCATTCAGGCTTTGAAGtttgaaaccaaaaaaaaaaaaaatgtgaaatttttttttgagtgcAAGATATTAAACAAACTAAATTAAGAAGTATCGTTCCAAAATAAATGTTATATAGACTCGATTTAAGAAGAACTAAAACAATTTTACTTTAGGTAAAAGCCAAGAATGAAAGACAAAACATTCTATCTTAATGTGGGGAGAGAGATTATAAGTAGGGTTCATGGGTTCAAAACCttcaacttaaaaaaaaaaaaaaaaaaaacttaatgtGCTTGTGAAAATCTttcacgatttttttttttttttttgcacttgTTTTCACTTGACAATTAGGTTTTTAACCCCTTTTTAAAACCAATAAATTGCTCCGGAGTCTCTAGTAAGAGTGAAAAAAATCATGGAATAAGCTCTAATCTTCCTTCAAACCTGTTGAAAGctatccttaaaaaaaaaaaaaacagaaaaaattgaAAGCTATCGTACTGGGGTTCCAGTAACATGTGACCCAAACCCATCGACAACATCCGCACACAGAGCCTGCCGACAGAGTTAAAAATGAAGACAATGACATCGTCCCCCACATTTGAAAACATCTATTATGGGTCCTGCCATCTTAAAAGCCCATAAATATGGACTTACAAAGGACGTTACTACATTCTCCAAATGTTTAGGTTCCTCCTAACCTACTGCTattatcaaacaaaaaaaacctCAAAAATTAGAGCAAGAGTTGGTctgatatttatttatttatttttgtcaatcGACAAAACCTACTTTTACTCCTATTCTAATCTATATTAGAGGAGGTTTCAATTGGGTCAGGGGATTATAAGAGGCGGATGATTCACCTCTAAATCAAAGGGGTACACTATTATACGCTCGACCTCCAACAAGTTGCATCTTAGACTTCACTTGATGGCCAACTCTAGGAGAGTTGATTAGTCGGGCTGATATAAACGAGGATCTAAGTTCCATTGCACATGCTTTTGTCCCTCAATTTAGGGCCACCAAATATTTGgtaacacatttttcaaaatattgttgGATATGTCCATTGCAACATTTTTGAAAAGATGACTTTTTCCCTCCTAATTTGACGGCTTTAtgtatgtaaattttttttaccaatttgTACATTTAAACCGTTTTTTTCTACCATGAGTAAAAGCTGCTTCTTCATAAAACAAATTATATGTTTTCTACAAACTATGGGTGTGTTTGGTTCACAGACTAGATGAGAGAGGATTACTTATTCTCGAATTATTCATCTTGGATTGAATCATTTTCGGATGAGTAATCTTGTTGTTCAGTATTTAGTAGTCTTTATATTAGATGGGATGTTTTAGTAAATAACCTTATCCTGTGTTTGGTTGGATATATGATGAGGTTGAATTACTTATTTAAAGACCAAAATGCCCTTTTTTTTAGCAAACCTACAATTAGAAGTGTTTGGGTTTTAGTAAGCCTAAACCTGGCTTGtaaatatacacacacatacacacatatacataaaaatatatataataattgaTTTGAACACGAGCTTGATATTAGTGAATAACATACATATGTGAGCTTTGTGTGCTTTGAACTCGAACCAACatataaatttttgttttggatcGAGTTCGACCTTATTAAATGGGTTCACAAGTCTCAATTTACATGTCCAATTGTTTATTAATTAACTAGTAGGGGTAAAATAGTACAAAATCTACGTTTACTTTTAGTAGGGTAAATCAGTTTAAAATTTTAGTAGGGCCAAATTagttaaaaatttaatttattaacAATAGGGGTAAATTAGTAAAAAAATTAGTGATTTCATTAAAATGGACAAATTAGTTCAATGAACATTTTTTTGTGGGTAGGGGCAAATTTATCTTAGTTATTTTATTAATATGGACAAACGAGTAAAAAGTTAGTTATGTTAATCGTATGGAACAATCAATCCAAAATTATAGTATATCATTGATATGGACAAATTAgtccaaaattaaatttttaaaatttttaaattagtATGGACTAATTCATCCAAAATTTTGTTATGTGATTAATGGAGGcaaattagtccaaaatttGGATAATGTTTTAGCAAGAGAGTAGGTTTATATAGTTGTTAGAATAAAGCATCATTCTATAGTAGGGGAAAATAAGTCACAATTGTCATTAGCCCACCTCTTACTCATCTTTGGATAACTCGTACAATCTCTCCTCATGGGGATTATTTTATCCCCGATACAAGGGATTAATTCGGTTACATGGGA
This window encodes:
- the LOC140011429 gene encoding probable calcium-binding protein CML46, which codes for MSLHSGLNHLPIEHMSLDNTIPLLVLVLGFLQVCMYIILDWDGKIYSFFLGSRSSTSSIQEQSSDGLKNSGVVGEEKKKKKKQKKNQVSEFLVKQQQPGFKVDKHDESVCGEDVKLVFTSLGLLGHHDHDGARIVEERLNCNDLFNLFEEKEPSEDEVKATFDVFDQNKDGFIDANELQRLLCALGLREGSELENCRRMIRAVDEDGDDKIDFIEFVKFLENSFC